One genomic segment of Natrialbaceae archaeon AArc-T1-2 includes these proteins:
- a CDS encoding GIY-YIG nuclease family protein: protein MTDGGTYVLAIDVSNATAIDVGALGELEFAAGTYAYVGSAFGPGGFARVDRHRELACGKRNARHWHVDYLLAHPETSLEAVVTFSGEDRECELATSLPGDPVSTFGASDCDCQAHLLAVSDASDLRTAAKAAGGVCRE from the coding sequence ATGACAGACGGCGGCACTTACGTTCTCGCGATCGACGTTTCGAACGCGACGGCCATCGACGTCGGCGCACTCGGCGAACTCGAGTTTGCGGCGGGCACGTACGCCTACGTCGGGTCGGCGTTCGGTCCGGGTGGGTTCGCTCGCGTCGATCGGCACCGTGAACTCGCGTGCGGGAAGCGAAACGCCCGTCACTGGCACGTCGACTATCTGCTGGCCCACCCCGAGACGAGCCTCGAGGCGGTCGTCACCTTTTCCGGCGAGGATCGGGAGTGCGAACTGGCGACATCGCTGCCGGGCGATCCCGTCTCCACGTTCGGGGCGTCGGACTGTGACTGTCAGGCCCATCTGCTCGCGGTGTCCGACGCGTCAGACCTGCGAACGGCGGCGAAAGCGGCGGGCGGCGTCTGCCGGGAGTGA